The genome window TCAGCTTGGCTAAGAGTGGTTCCGTTTGGATCATCGTAGTAAGCTTTTGTTCCTTCAATGATGGCATTTTTGACATCGTCACTTGCATAAGTTTTACCGTTAGCAGTGATAGTCATGTCATCAAGTAGGAAGCGAAGTCCATCATTTCCTAGGAGGAGATGCACATCAGAATATCCAAGTTCGCTAGCTTTATCAATGATACGTTTGAGTTGCTCAGCTGAGAAGTACTTACGTCCAGCGTCGATTGAGATCACCTTGTTCTTGGCAAGTTTTTCAACTTCGCGTTTCGCATCTTCTTCTTTTTGAGCTTCTGGTGTGAAGGTCAAGTTGCTGACAGCTTCTTGGAGTTTTGCGATTGCCTGGTCAATGGTATCTTGTTGGGCACGGCTGAGGTTGCTATCAAGTGAGCGAATGGCTTTTTCAGCTTCTTTTACAGCTGCGACACTTTCTGCAGTATAGCGGTTAAGGTCTGTTGGTACTTCTTTCAGAGCTTGCTCAGCAGACTCATAGTCAGCTGCGAAGTATTCAGCATTGGCATTTGCGAAGCTACGCATGAGTTTGAAGAGGCGTGATGGTGAATAGCGTGCAGATGGGGTATCCGCCCAAGCAGCTACCATACCCCCGATGAACGGGATAGTAGCCCCATCAGATTTTGGTACAGAAGTGATTGGAGTGTTCTTGATACCATTGAGTCCTTGGTCGAGGTTGTACCAGCCTTGGCCATCGGCATTTCGTCCGAGAACATAGTACCAAGCATCGTTGGTATTAAGGATTTGGTGACCTTTTTCAACTAGAAGTTTAGAAGAAGCGACGTCGTATCCGCCCCATCCACCAGTCCACATAGAAACGATGATATCTTTGTCAAAAGTACCAGAACTAGTATCACTATTGTAGTAAATGCCATCGTTGAAAGCCATTGGCTTAAGACCGTGAGATTTGACAATGTGAGCAAGATCATTAGCGTAAGTGATAAATTTACTATATTTTCCTTGTGTTTGAAGGACAGTCCAACCTTTAGCGTTTGTAGCATCGTTGGCATACTCGTCAAGTCCGATGTTAAAAATATCAGATTTGCCAGCGAAGTAAGCTGCATACTTGTCGATTAAAGCTTTTGTGAATTCAACCGCTTCTTTGTTATCAAGGTCAACAGTACGAGCAGATTCTTTTCCCAAGTAGTTGAAGTTCGGTTTTTGGATGCCTAGTTCTTTCATAGCATGCAAAATCGCATCCATGTGCCCAGGGCTATTAACGGTTGGGATTAGTCCGATACCTTTATCTTTGGCATAGTTAATCAAGTCCGTCATCTGGCTCTCTGTCAAGTGGTTGCCATTTGGATCCTTGTAGTAGGCATCAGTTCCATTTTCGAGCGCACGTTTGACATCATCACTTGCATAGGTTTTGCCATTGGCTTTGATTGTCATGTCGTCCAACATAAAACGCATGCCATCATTTCCAACTAGTAGATGAAGATCAGTATAACCGTAGTGTTTGGCTTTGTCGATGATTTCTTTGAGTTGCTCTGGAGAGAAGTACTTGCGTCCAGCGTCGATTGAGATCATTTTTCGTTTCGCTAGTTTTTCATTCACCTGAGTTGCTCGTTCCGTGCTAGGAGTGGCTACTGCAGGTGTGACGGCTTCATTTTTCTTTTCTGCAGGAGTTTCAGCTGGGGCAGGGCTTTCTTTCTCGGCAGTAGGAGTTGGAGCAGCATTTTCTGTCACAACTGGTGCGCTTGACTCTTCTGTTTTTGGAGCAACTGTTCGAGGAGCCTCCTTGTCTTCTTTGACCTCCTCTTTTACAGGCTCGTCAGCTTTTTCTTCCAGTTTTTCTGGAACCTTGGAGTCTACAGCTTCTTTGACTGCTTGAGGACTCTCCTGAATCGTTTGGACAGTTTCTTCAGCTGTTGGAGCTGGAGTAATCCCGTCGGCAGATACGACTTGGGTACCAAAAGCAAATCCTATGAGTACAGAAGCTGCTCCAATCGCGTACTTACGAATGGAGAAGCGCTGTTTCTTTTCTAGTTTCATGATAAAACCTCCCTGTTATTATATTGTATGATAGCGATTACACAAAACTGTTTTCATTTTATTACCTAAGATATAAAAAGTCAAGCGGCTTTATGAAAGAACTATAATAAATGGAGGAAATTATAAGATTAGGAAGCTGTTTTTCCTAGCAAATCTGCTCTAGCAGAAAATTTTTTCTGACTATTTTACTTGTTTTTAGTAAAAACGCTACTAATTATAGATTTACCTTTTATCGTATGTTCATACTAAATGGAGTATGCTATGATAGATATAGAAAAACCCGAGTCTAAGCTCAGGTTTTTCTTATCGGCCTTGATTACTTGAGATAAATTTAATCTTGTAGTAATCTGCTCGCTTATAAGTTTCGCTATAGGCCAGAACTTGACCAGTAGCTTCTAGCTTGGTTGTCTTGGTTTGGAAGACTGTTGGGAATTGTGTATCGATTCCTAATACAGAAGCAGCGTGCTCTGGGGTTGGGAATGTAATCTCATTGATTTCCTCAAAATGCTCATCAGTCATGTGGATGTGGTAGTCCAACTTGAAGCGTGTATAGATAGAACTATAGTAGTCAAGGTTTGGATAGTTGGCATTGATATATTGTTCAGGAATATAAGAAGTGTGGTAGATATAAGTTACGTCATTACTTTGACGAATACGTTCAATCTTATAGTAGAATTGATCTCCACGTAGGCCGAGTTTGTCTAAATATTCAAGCTTGTTTCCACGTTCGATAGAAAGAACGGTTACCTTATCGTCTTTTGTTTCAAAAATTTCGACATCTGAAAATTCAACGAGTTTGTGCTTACGAGCGCGTGATACGAATGTCCCTTTCCCTTGTTGACGGACAATATAGCCATCTTTGGCAAGGTCGTTCAAAGCGCGTACGACGGTAATAGAACTCACATCATACATGGCGATCAATTCTGCTTCAGTATAAAATTTGTCTCCACTCGCAAATTGACCTGAGATGATTTTATTCTTGAGTTCGTCTTTAATATATTGGTATTTTGGAATAGCCATAATTGCACCTCAATTTTTTTCTTTCTCCTTCTTTGATTTTACCACAAACACAAAGAAAATAGTAGCATTTAGATAAAAAAATAACATAATACATTAAAAATATTATTTTGCACATATATAAAAGTATCATCGAAACAGAGGTCGTACAAAAGCCCTTATTTCATGCTATTTTTTAGATAATTTTGGTAAAAAAGAAGTAAAAAAATAGAAAAATTTTAAAGAATTTTCTAAAACCTATTGACAAATGCACGAGATTTGATTATAGTTAATATTATAATAAATGAAAGCGCAAACTTAATTAGTCAGAGGTAGTAACATGACAAGATTTAAAATTGAGGACGATTTCTACTTAGACGGCGAACCGTTCAAGATTTTGTCCGGCGCCATTCATTATTTTAGGATTCCAGCAGAGGATTGGTATCATTCCCTCTACAACTTAAAGGCGCTTGGCTTTAATACGGTCGAGACTTATGTAGCATGGAATTTACACGAACCTGTTGAAGGGGAGTTTAATTTTGAAGGTGCTCTAGATTTGGAGAAATTTCTCCAAATAGCACAGGATCTGGGACTTTATGCCATTGTACGTCCGTCTCCATTTATCTGTGCTGAGTGGGAGTTCGGTGGTTTGCCAGCTTGGCTCCTGACCAAGGGCATGCGAATCCGCTCGTCCGACCCAGCCTACATCGAGGCTGTTGCTCGCTATTATGACCAACTGTTGCCAAGGCTTGTGCCTCGTCTGTTGGATAATGGCGGGAACATTCTTATGATGCAAGTCGAAAATGAATATGGCTCTTATGGAGAAGATAAGTCTTATCTACGAGCAATTCGGAAATTGATGGAAGACCGAGGAATTGATTGCCCGCTCTTTACTTCAGATGGCCCATGGAGGGCTACTCTGAAAGCCGGAACCTTGATCGAAGACGACCTCTTTGTGACAGGGAACTTCGGCTCTAAAGCTCCTTACAATTTTTCACAGATGCAGGAATTCTTTGATGAGTATGGTAAAAAATGGCCCCTCATGTGTATGGAGTTCTGGGATGGCTGGTTCAACCGTTGGAAAGAACCCATCATCACACGGGATCCTAAAGAATTGGCAGAAGCTGTTCGAGAGGTATTAGAGCAAGGCTCCATCAACCTTTATATGTTCCATGGCGGAACAAACTTTGGTTTCATGAATGGTTGCTCGGCTCGAGGAACTCTAGATTTGCCACAAGTTACATCTTACGATTATGATGCCCTTCTCGATGAAGAAGGAAATCCAACTGCTAAATACCTAGCAGTCAAGAAGATGATGGCAACACACTTCCCAGAGTATCCACAGTTGGAACCACTCTATAAGGAAAGCATGGAGATAGGGTCCATTCCATTGGTCGAAAAAGTTTCCTTGTTTGAAACTCTGGATAGCCTGGCCAGTCCAACTGAAAGCCTCTATCCAAAAGCGATGGAAGAACTTGGTCAAAGTTATGGCTACCTTCTTTATCGTACCGAAGCAAGTTGGGATGCCGAAGAGGAACGTCTCCGTATCATCGATGGACGTGACCGAGCTCAACTCTATGTAGATGGTCAATGGATTGCCACTCAATACCAGACAGAAATTGGTGAAGATATCTACTGTCAAGGCAACCGAGAAGGCTTTTCAGAGATTGACATTTTGATTGAAAATATGGGGCGTGTCAACTACGGACATAAGTTCTTGGCAGATACGCAGCGTAAAGGAATTCGTACAGGTGTCTGCAAGGATCTACATTTCTTACTGAATTGGAAACAATATCCACTTCCACTGGATAATCCTGAGAAGATTGATTTTTCAAAAGGATGGACAGAAGGACAACCAGCCTTTTACGCTTTCGACTTTACGGTCGAAGAGCCGAAGGATACCTACTTAGACTTGTCTGAGTTTGGTAAGGGGGTTGCCTTTGTCAACGGGCGCCACCTAGGGCGTTTCTGGAACGTCGGCCCGACCCTCTCACTTTATATCCCTCATAGCTATCTCAAGGAAGGTGCTAACCGCATCATCATCTTTGAAACTGAGGGCGAATATAAAGAAGAGATTCATTTAACTCGTAAACCTACACTAAAACATATAAAGGGGGAAAACTTATGACAATTGTAGGATGCCGTATCGATGGACGTTTGATCCACGGTCAAGTAGCCAATCTTTGGGCTGGAAAACTAAATGTTTCACGCATTATGGTTGTAGACGACGAAGTTGTTAACAACGATATTGAAAAGAGTGGCTTGAAACTTGCGACACCACCAGGTGTGAAACTTAGTATCTTGCCGGTTGAAAAAGCGGCAGCGAATATCCTTGCTGGTAAATACGATAGCCAACGTCTTTTTATCGTTGCACGTAAACCAGACCGTTTCCTTGGTTTGGTCGAAGCAGGTGTTCCGCTTGAAACACTCAACGTCGGCAATATGTCTCAAACACCAGAAACTCGCTCTATCACACGTTCTATCAACGTGGTAGATAAGGATGTGGAAGATTTCCACAAACTAGCAGAAAAAGGTGTGAAACTCACTGCTCAAATGGTTCCAAATGATCCAGTTTCAGACTTTTTGAGCTTATTAAAATAGGAAAAAATTTTTAGGAGGTCATTGTTATGATACAATGGTGGCAAATTTTACTTCTCACTTTGTACTCAGCTTATCAAATCTGTGATGAGTTGACAATCGTTTCATCTGCAGGTTCCCCTGTATTCGCTGGTTTCATTACTGGTTTGATCATGGGAGATGTGACAACTGGTTTGTTTATCGGTGGTAGCTTGCAGTTGTTCGTTCTCGGGGTTGGTACCTTCGGTGGTGCTTCTCGTATTGACGCAACTTCTGGTGCGGTTCTTGCAACAGCATTCTCTATCTCTCAAGGTATTGATACAGACCTTGCGATTACAACAATCGCTGTACCAGTAGCGGCACTTTTGACATACTTCGACGTTCTTGGACGTATGACAACTACTTTCTTTGCACACCGTATTGATGCTGCGATCGAACGCTTTGACTACAAAGGTATCGAACGCAATTACCTACTTGGTGCGCTTCCATGGGCTCTTTCTCGTGCCCTTCCAGTATTCTTCGCTCTTGCTTTTGGTGGTGCTTTCGTACAATCAGTAGTAGACCTTGTTAAAGAATACCAATGGGTTGCAGACGGTTTGACACTTGCAGGTCGTATGCTTCCAGGTCTTGGATTTGCAATCTTGCTTCGTTACCTTCCAGTTAAACGTAACCTTCACTACCTTGCAATGGGATTCGGTTTGACAGCTATGTTGACTGTTCTTTACTCATATGTAACAGGTCTTGGTGGAGCTGTTGCGGGTATCCTTGGTACTCTACCTAAAGATGTTGCTGAAAAAATTGCTTTTGTGAATAACTTCAAAGGTTTGTCTATGATTGGTATTTCTATCGTAGGTATCTTCCTTGCAGTTGTTCACTTTAAGAACAGCCAAAAAGTAGCTGTAGCAGCACCTTCTACACCATCAGAAAGTGGGGAAATCGAAGATGACGAATTCTAATTACAAACTTACAAAAGAAGATTTTAATCAAATCAACAAACGTAGCTTGTTTACTTTCCAATTAGGTTGGAACTATGAACGTATGCAAGCTTCTGGTTACCTTTACATGATCTTGCCTCAATTGCGTAAAATGTATGGGGATGGAACTCCTGAATTGAAAGAAATGATGAAAGTTCATACTCAATTCTTCAATACTTCACCATTCTTCCACACAATTATCGCTGGTTTTGACCTTGCCATGGAAGAAAAAGATGGTGTGGGTTCAAAAGATGCCGTTAACGGTATCAAGACAGGTTTGATGGGACCATTCGCTCCTCTTGGAGATACAATCTTTGGTTCACTTGTGCCTGCTATCATGGGATCTATCGCAGCAACTATGGCTATCGCTGGCCAACCATGGGGTATCTTCCTTTGGATCGCAGTTGCAGTTGCTTATGACATCTTCCGTTGGAAACAATTGGAATTTGCCTACAAAGAAGGGGTTAACCTTATCAACAACATGCAAAGTACCTTGACAGCTTTGATTGACGCTGCATCTGTACTTGGTGTCTTCATGATGGGTGCTCTTGTAGCAACAATGATCAACTTTGACATTTCTTACAAATTGCCAATCGGTGAAAAGATGATTGACTTCCAAGATATCTTGAACTCAATCTTCCCACGCTTGCTTCCAGCAATCTTTACTGCCTTTATCTTCTGGTTGCTTGGTAAGAAAGGTATGAACTCTACTAAAGCGATCGGTATCATTATCGTTCTTGCAGTAGGTCTTTCATTCATCGGTAAATTCTTGCTTGGAATGGGCGCATAATTTATGAGTAAATCATTAATTTTGGTAAGTCATGGTCGTTTCTGTGAAGAACTTAAAGGTAGCACAGAAATGATCATGGGTCCACAGGACAACATTCATGCAGTGGCTCTTCTTCCAGAAGATGGTCCAGAAGAATTTACTGCAAAATTTGAAGCTGCTATCGAAGGATTTGATGATTTCCTAGTCTTTGCGGACCTTCTCGGCGGAACACCTTGTAACGTGGTAAGCCGTTTGATTATGGAAGGTCGCGACATTGAACTCTACGCAGGGATGAATCTTCCAATGGTGATTGAATTTATCAATGCAAGCCTTACAGGTGCAGATGCGGATTATAAGAGCCGTGCTGCAGAAAGCATTGTAAAAGTCAATGATCTGTTAGCGGGCTTCGATGATGACGAAGATGAATAAGATGTGACAACGTGAAAATCACAGGGAAAATAGGCGATAGGAGGATGGAGCGATGCTCCGACGATAATCGGTCTTTTTCCCCAAGATTTTAGTTGGAACTCAATTCAATAAGATGTGACAACGTGAAAATCGTTAGAACAGCTTGTATAGAATATACATGGGAATGGGAGTCAATCCATTCCCATATTTTCAATAGGAATGAAACAATAATAGATTAGAGGAACTCTATGCTAAATTACACAAAAGAAGAATTACTTAAACTGGGTGCAGAAATCACGACTCGTGAGATCTACCAACAGCCTGATGTATGGGAAGAGGCTTTTGAAGCCTATCAAGCGAAACGGGAAGAAATTACAGCCTTTCTTCAAGGGATCGCTGATAAACATGACTATATCAAGGTCATCTTGACGGGTGCTGGTACTTCTGCTTATGTGGGAGATACCTTGGTACCATACTTTAAGGAAGTCTATGACGAACGCAAATGGAATTTCAATGCCATTGCGACAACTGATATTGTTGCCAATCCAGAAACTTATTTGAAAAAAGACGTGGCGACTGTCCTTGTATCTTTTGCTCGTAGTGGAAACTCGCCTGAAAGTGTAGCGACTGTTGATTTGGCTAAAGCCTTGGTGGATGAGCTCTATCAAGTGACGATTACTTGTGCAGCAGATGGGAAATTGGCTCTTCAAGCTCATGGTGACGACCGCAATCTCTTGCTTTTGCAACCTGCTGCTTCAAATGACGCTGGATTTGCCATGACTTCTAGCTTTACGTCTATGATGTTAACAGCTCTCTTGGTCTTTGATCCTACAGAATTTGCTGTTAAAGCTGAACGTTTTGAAGTTGTGGCAAGCCTTGCGCGTAAAGTTCTAGACAATGCAGCAGATGTCAAAGAGCTTGTTGACCTCGACTTTAACCGTGTCATCTACCTTGGTGCTGGTCCTTTCTTCGGTCTTGCTCATGAAGCTCAGCTCAAGATTTTGGAATTAACAGCTGGTCAAGTGGCGACCATGTATGAAAGCCCAGTTGGCTTCCGTCACGGTCCAAAATCATTGATCAACGAAGATACAGTTGTTTTGGTATTTGGTACAACGACAGACTACACTCGCAAGTACGACTTGGACTTGGTTCGTGAAGTGGCTGGTGACCGTATTGCTCGTCGTGTTGTGCTTTTGAGTGATCAAGCCTTTGGTCTTGAAAATGTCAAAGAAGTAGCCCTTGGCTGTGGTGGTGTCTTGAACGATATTTACCGTGTCTTCCCATACATCGTATATGCTCAACTCTTTGCCCTATTGACTTCGCTGAAAGTTAAAAACAAACCAGATACACCGTCTCCTACAGGTACCGTAAACCGTGTGGTACAAGGTGTGATCATTCATGACTATCAAAAATAAGGAAGTGTCTATGAGTAAATTACAATTAAGTCCGAATAAAGTTGCCTGCCTGCAAAAACTTTCAGATGAAAATGGAATCATCTCAGCTCTTGCCTTTGACCAACGTGGTGCTTTGAAACGCCTCATGGCTCAATACCAAACAGAAGAGCCAACAGTAGCTCAAATGGAAGAACTCAAAGTCTTGGTTGCAGATGAATTGACCAAATACGCATCATCTATGCTTCTCGACCCTGAGTATGGTCTTCCAGCTACAAAAGCGCTTGATGCCAATGCTGGTCTTCTCCTTGCTTATGAGAAAACTGGTTACGACACAACGAGCACTAAACGCTTGCCAGACTGCTTGGATGTTTGGTCTGCCAAACGCATCAAGGAACAAGGTGCAGATGCGGTTAAGTTCTTGCTTTACTATGACGTAGACAGTTCTGACGAACTCAACCAACAAAAACAAGCCTACATCGAACGCATTGGTTCTGAATGTGTGGCGGAAGACATTCCATTCTTCCTTGAAATCTTGGCTTACGATGAAAAGATTGCGGATGCAGGATCTGCAGAATACGCAAAAGTGAAACCACATAAGGTTATCGGTGCTATGAAGGTCTTCTCAGACCCACGCTTCAACATCGATGTCTTGAAAGTGGAAGTTCCAGTCAACGTCAAATACGTTGAAGGCTTTGGCGATGGTGAAATCGTTCATACTCGTGAGGAAGCTGCAGCCTTCTTCAAAGCGCAAGATGAAGCAACTAACTTGCCATACATCTATTTGAGTGCGGGAGTGTCAGCGAAACTCTTCCAAGAAACACTTGTCTTTGCCCACGAATCAGGCGCAAACTTCAACGGCGTTCTTTGTGGCCGTGCTACATGGGCTGGATCAGTTGAAGCCTACATCAAAGACGGTGAAGCAGCAGCTCGTGAATGGCTACGCACAACTGGATTTGAGAACATTGACGAACTCAACAAAGTTCTTCAAACAACAGCGACTTCATGGACTGAACGTGTAGAAGCATAAAAACAAGAATAGAAGAATTCCTTTTTGTTAAGAGGATACTTAAGTTTTCTGACAAAGGATTCTGAAAATAGAAACTACAACCATAGATGGTGAGACACTCTCTATGGTTTGTTTACTTAAGAGAAATGGATCAAAGGAGAGAAGAATGAAAGCATACACAGAGCGTGTATTTGGAAATCATGAGGGCAAGGATGTCTTGACCTATCGCTTTGAGACTGATGGTGGTTACCAGCTTGAAGTTATGACTTATGGTGCGACCATCTTGCGCTATGTCACGCCTGACAAGGCTGGGAATTTTGCCAATGTGATTTTGGGCTTTGATGATTTTGATAGCTATGTAGGCAATAGTCCCAAGCATGGAGCAAGTGTAGGTCCTGTAGCGGGCCGTATTGCAGGTGCGACATTTGAGCTTAATGGCCAGACCTATAATCTTGAAGTCAACAATGCCAGCAACTGTAACCACAGTGGTTCAACAGGTTGGGATTCAAGCTTGTTTGAATTGGTAGAGGTGAGCGCCCATGGCTTGACCCTCTACACAGAGCGTACAGATGGGACAGGAGGATTCCCTGGTAATCTCAAGATATGGATCAGCTATCATTTGGAAGAAACTGGTGCTTACGAAGTCAGCTATAAGGTGACGACAGATCAGGATACGCTTGTCAATCCCACTAATCACAGCTACTTCAACTTGTCTGGTGATTTCACGCAGACAATTGACCGCCATGTCTTCCAACTAAATACGGAGGGCATTTACCCAATCGCTCCAGACGGAGTTCCGGCTAAGACTCCAGATGCTACTCGTGATGTAGTGAAACATATCTACAATGGAGCTTTGTTGAAGGACATCTTTGAAGAGGAAGATGAGCAAATCCAGTTGGTATCTGGTTTGGATCACCCATTTGCCCTTCCTGCCGGTCATGACAATGCTGGTTTCCTTTATGACCAAAACTCAGGTCGTTTCCTGCTGTTCAAGACAGAGGCCCCTTGCTTTGTGGTCTACACAGCAAACTTTGTGGATGAGAGTGTCATCATCGGAGGCCAGCCAATGGTGCAACACAATGGGATTGCCCTTGAAGCGCAAGCTTTACCAGATGCCATTCACAGTGACCTCAAAGACCAAGTCATTCTCAAAGCAGGTCAAACCTTTACCAGCAAAACTCGCTACGAGCTTGTTGTAAAATAAAAAGAAGAGCTGGTTTCCAGCTCTTTTGAGTTTCGTGCTGTTGTATTGACATTAGAGGCAGTTTGGTCAGTACATGGCTTATTTTTCTTTTTTCTGTTTCTCGATTCTCTCTAACATTCTGTTTTTACGCTCCTCCAGTTCTTGGATTTGCTTGAGCAAAAGATCTGAAAAGTCACTATCGAGTTCTTCAGCCTCTCCACTACTATACCAATCTAAGGCGACAATGTGATTATTTTTATCAAAGCAGAAAATCACATCTCCATCACCGATGATAGACAGAAAAGGGATATAATTTACAAAGCCTAGTTCATGTAATTCTTTGGTCTTCAGTCGAATATCTAGAAAATCAGGTATCTCATTTGCAATGCCGTAAACCTTAATACCACGGCAAAATGTCCAAAATGGTGCCACATCAAATGCTTTAGCTCTAGGCCACAGTTCCTCCCTGACTTCCATATATAGTCCGCCTAGGGGTGACATGGTAAACTCTCTAAAGTCTTCTGGAAGACTGATTTGATACAGTTTTTCAAAATCTTGTATCTCCTCTTCGGAGGGTTCGTTTCCCATGCAGGCTACAACTTGGTAGGTTTTAGAATCATAATGATGAAAATAATCATAGATTTTTTCTAGTGACATTGCTATTCCTCTCTATTCTAGGTAAATATATTCGACAACTAAATCACAAAGCTGATTATCCTTATCATAGCCAAAGTAGACGGGATAGACTCCGTCTCCAAAACCTGATTGGATCATCGGAATGCTTAGGTCAGTGTTGGGGATTTTAAAATTAATCCAATCCCCACCCTCACGTTGATAAAGGGGATTGTCTATGGCATGTTGAGCAAAAACTGCTGCAAAGAAATCATCGTAGATATTTTTGTCAGGATTTTCTTTATACCAATTATCTTCAAAATCGCAGTAGGCATTCTTGGTTTCAACATCTACTATCGTTGCCAGACCTGCATCAACTGCAAATCCAAAATAAGAGTCTTTTTCAACAGCGTCTATATCTTCATCACCAGTCAGTGCTTCATAGTAGATGACTGGTACTTGATCTGTAAATTGGATTCTCGTTGCTACATACCTGTAATGGTCTTCTTCTATCTTGGCTACTAAAGTTTTTAGTCTATATGTTCCTTTGGGAACAGATTGTAAGTAAGGCTTTTCCTCTCTACGGAGCCAGACCAAAGGATCGCGAACCAGAATTTCTCCGCTAGGGAAAGTCACTTCCCCCATATCCAAAACAAAAATTTCTGCACCCTGTATTTCTTTCCTATCAAAACAGTCTGCATAATTGATAGACGAAGTGAGTAGATGTTTTATTTCTTGGTATTTCTGCAACCATTCTTTTGAAACTTGTATTTTTCTCATAAACGGTTCCTTTCTAAATCTTCTATCTTATGCTTTTATTTCCCTAATTATCGAAAAGATTAGGTCTTTAAGATTTTCTGCCACATACACAACTTCATCAGGATCATGAATATAGCAAAGAATCTGACCTTCTTTTCCTTCTTTGTCAGGATCAAAATCCAGCATCAGGAAACAACTGTCACAATACTCGGCAAAAGGAATCCATTTTTTATTAAAAAGATAGGGTTTTATCCTCTCGTCCCGCATTTTTTCAATGTCTTGGCTTGTAAAATGCTCAGGAAATTCAGTTAAGAGGGCGTCTCTGTTTTGAAAATAGTGTTTAGTGTTTTTGATAGCCTGCAGGCTCATCAAGCAAAAGGCCATGTCTCTTTCATCTATAAGGCAAGGCAGAATACTGAGATACTTACTCCCGTTTTTATAGCTGTAAAGCTCTTTTACATCATCAGGCAGAGTTATCCCAAATTTCTCTTCAAATGCTGCTATTTCTTCCTCAGAAGCGCCGGATATCTCCTGATAATCGTCCAGATATTCTTCCTCGACAGGATCATCCAAATCCCATTCTTCAAAGTTTTCGCAAATGTACTCTTCTATCTTTTTTATCTCATCACTTATCTGCATACCATCCACCCTTTATTCTCTTAGTTACAGCTCTCCTTCGATTATTTGTTGCATATATGCTGGCATATCATTTACAAATTCCGCAAAACTGCACATATCTTTCAACTCTTCATGCTCTATATCATAGGAAGCTACCTTCTTTGTTTTAGGATTCCATACAATATAGATATGGTCATAATCTCCCGTCTGTTTAGAAATACGTAGGACTTTCTGTCTGCCTTTTTTCATCGGAACAGTATTGATTAAAGAAAAAAACTCTATCCATTTAAAATCACAGTCATTAAGTTCAAAATGTAATTCCTCGCTTTGAAGAAAATCAATGACCACCTTAGGCAATTTAAATGGTTTCAGTTCATCCAGTTTATTTTGTAAACTGTGGTATTTTTCAGGTTCTAACTGCTTAAAATATGCAGCCATTTCTTCATCGCCATTTTCAAGTGCGATACTGTATGGACGCATCCCGTCTTTTTCGGTTATTGTTACATCCGCCCCATTTTCCACAAGATACTGACACATTTTCAAATCAACATACCTTGCGGCTACACATAGCGGGGTTGGTTTAAAAGGATAGACCGTATCAGGGGCATTGTAGTTAATATTAACTC of Streptococcus oralis contains these proteins:
- a CDS encoding ankyrin repeat domain-containing protein, with translation MITLKDIGSFKSVPQIVNDIINGNTSALDKYFSKGWDIEKGIKIGKYTTLSPLDIALIMESFDSVKWLVQKGVNLNVKGSPSFLLAVRYCDKAIIRYLVEHGAKVNCVNEVKAEAFEQALYGKKYENLPLIHELGHRVEKYGGQAFRSAVSERNYEVLDFFIKNGVNINYNAPDTVYPFKPTPLCVAARYVDLKMCQYLVENGADVTITEKDGMRPYSIALENGDEEMAAYFKQLEPEKYHSLQNKLDELKPFKLPKVVIDFLQSEELHFELNDCDFKWIEFFSLINTVPMKKGRQKVLRISKQTGDYDHIYIVWNPKTKKVASYDIEHEELKDMCSFAEFVNDMPAYMQQIIEGEL